A genomic window from Petrotoga mexicana DSM 14811 includes:
- the rho gene encoding transcription termination factor Rho, with product MDENTNNLVSKKQSRDNIQAIEINMAKLNEMTRKELYELARKLEISNYSKMTKNELKFAILRKQTESIGYFFYEGILEVLPDGYGFLRSVDNSLLPGTDDIYVSQSQIRKFNLFTGDIIAGQIRPPKEGERFFALLRIEAVNSLPPENARDRVSFENLTPEYPKTRMVLEHKNAPYSSRIIDLFSPIGFGQRGLIVAPPKAGKTTLLKDIANSIAENYPDTRRYILLIDERPEEVTDIRDTVDANVIAAPFDMDPENQIRIAEMALDHFKRLVEFGHDVVVLVDSLTRVAREYNLYVPSSGKLLSGGLDPAAVIFPKKFFGAARKIREGGSLTILATALIETGSKMDEVIFEEFKGTGNMELVLSREISNERIFPAINLKLSGTRKEELLYNPDEMKNTIILRKFINDMSPKEALEFILSLLRKHKTNDEIMEAIENQKAL from the coding sequence CCAGAAAAGAGTTATACGAATTAGCCCGCAAACTCGAAATATCCAATTATTCTAAGATGACAAAAAACGAATTGAAGTTTGCTATTTTAAGAAAACAAACTGAATCGATCGGATACTTTTTTTATGAAGGGATTTTGGAAGTACTTCCGGATGGTTACGGTTTCTTGAGAAGCGTAGACAACTCATTGTTGCCGGGAACTGATGATATATACGTTTCTCAATCTCAGATTAGAAAATTCAACCTTTTCACAGGAGACATAATAGCAGGTCAAATAAGGCCTCCAAAAGAAGGCGAAAGATTTTTTGCTTTATTAAGAATAGAAGCGGTTAATTCTTTACCTCCCGAAAACGCTCGGGATAGAGTGTCTTTTGAAAATTTAACTCCTGAGTATCCAAAAACCAGAATGGTTTTGGAACATAAGAACGCACCATACAGCTCAAGAATAATTGATCTTTTCTCTCCTATAGGTTTTGGGCAAAGAGGGTTAATCGTTGCTCCTCCAAAAGCTGGTAAAACTACGCTGCTAAAAGATATTGCCAACTCTATTGCCGAAAATTATCCTGATACTAGAAGGTACATACTTTTAATAGACGAACGGCCTGAAGAGGTGACAGATATTCGTGACACGGTAGATGCTAACGTTATAGCAGCCCCGTTTGATATGGACCCAGAAAATCAAATAAGAATCGCAGAAATGGCTTTGGACCACTTTAAGAGGCTAGTTGAGTTTGGTCACGATGTGGTTGTTTTAGTTGATAGTTTGACAAGGGTTGCACGTGAATATAATCTTTATGTACCATCTAGTGGAAAATTGCTGAGTGGTGGTCTTGATCCTGCCGCTGTAATTTTCCCAAAGAAATTCTTTGGCGCTGCAAGAAAGATTAGAGAAGGTGGCAGTTTGACCATCTTAGCCACGGCATTAATAGAAACTGGATCGAAGATGGATGAAGTGATATTTGAAGAATTTAAAGGCACAGGAAATATGGAGCTGGTGTTATCAAGAGAAATCTCTAATGAGAGAATATTTCCTGCTATAAACTTAAAATTATCAGGTACAAGAAAAGAAGAATTGTTGTATAATCCTGATGAGATGAAGAATACAATTATTCTAAGAAAGTTCATCAACGATATGTCCCCAAAAGAGGCTTTAGAATTCATCTTGAGTTTATTAAGGAAACATAAAACTAATGATGAAATAATGGAAGCGATAGAAAATCAAAAAGCTTTATGA
- a CDS encoding carbohydrate kinase family protein, whose amino-acid sequence MVNFVSFGEVLIDFISKDYVKGLKNATSFDKFLGGSPSNIAVNISKQGFKSAMISRIGKDPFGDFILEQLNNYNVEVQGILQDERFSTDIVYVLKSKTSPEFYPLRSASLNLDITDSYFDIVKKANIFHFSSWSLSSDNNLKNTLKLLKIAKKNNVLIGFDPNYREILWKTSLEIEDVLKLIMPYVDFIKPSLDDCIHIFKENKNEEEYINYFHELGVKNVILTLGEKGFVFSDGKQITYFDSYAKEVIDTTGAGDAFWSGLYIGTIIGLDVIKAARLGNAFSAEKLKYVGAICDIKNYKELLKEYL is encoded by the coding sequence GTGGTTAATTTTGTTTCGTTTGGTGAAGTGTTAATAGACTTCATCTCTAAAGATTATGTAAAAGGATTAAAAAATGCAACTTCCTTTGACAAATTTTTAGGAGGCTCACCAAGTAACATAGCTGTTAACATCTCTAAACAAGGTTTCAAATCTGCTATGATTTCGAGGATAGGTAAGGATCCTTTTGGAGATTTTATCCTTGAGCAATTAAATAATTATAATGTGGAAGTACAGGGTATATTACAAGATGAACGATTTTCTACAGATATTGTTTATGTTTTGAAGTCTAAAACATCACCCGAATTTTATCCATTGAGATCTGCCTCTTTAAATTTAGATATTACTGATTCATATTTTGATATTGTAAAAAAAGCAAATATCTTTCACTTTTCTTCTTGGTCGTTATCTTCTGATAATAACTTAAAAAATACACTCAAATTGTTAAAAATTGCCAAAAAGAATAATGTTTTGATAGGATTTGATCCCAATTATAGAGAGATATTGTGGAAAACATCTTTAGAAATAGAAGATGTTCTAAAATTGATTATGCCTTACGTGGATTTTATCAAACCCTCTCTAGATGATTGTATACATATTTTCAAGGAAAATAAAAATGAAGAAGAATACATAAATTATTTCCATGAGCTAGGAGTTAAAAATGTAATTCTTACATTAGGTGAAAAGGGATTTGTATTTTCGGACGGTAAACAAATTACTTATTTTGACTCTTATGCAAAAGAGGTAATAGACACAACGGGAGCAGGGGATGCATTTTGGTCAGGTTTGTACATAGGAACGATTATAGGTTTAGATGTTATAAAAGCCGCCAGGTTGGGGAATGCCTTTTCAGCAGAAAAGTTAAAATATGTGGGAGCGATATGTGATATAAAAAACTATAAAGAACTATTAAAAGAATACCTATAA
- a CDS encoding Do family serine endopeptidase — translation MKKSILLILTVFLLSISSFAIVNEGYESPVVNVVEEAAPAVVNIESTRSAAVPIDPYIQEFFERFFGQEMPEYQTKGVGSGFIFDKRGYILTNYHVIESAEQISVSLPNGKNYDAELVGGDEDLDLAIIKINADEDLPTLPLGDSDKIKIGEDAVAIGNPLGLQNTVTSGVISATNRSIPKPDGNGNYVDLIQTDATINPGNSGGPLLNIHGEVIGINTAIAVDPQLGSVNIGFAIPINIAKRFADSVMETGSFQRAYLGVYISNITEELKKSLGLKVDKGAYVQDLVPGGAAEKAGIKVNDVIVEVNGKKIENVDDLTSLISTYPAGTTVEVVVDRFGERITFNVTLGSQTPEAVEAYFGIVVRDITSEDRQKYNIRSSIQGVIVEEIQDDTYALGLRAGDVITEIAVNGVYYDIQNTDDWEKIASSVEKNSYVALIVYRNNVRYVIQFFYR, via the coding sequence ATGAAAAAATCTATCTTGTTAATTTTGACTGTATTTTTACTTTCCATATCATCATTTGCAATTGTGAATGAAGGATACGAAAGTCCAGTAGTTAACGTAGTTGAAGAGGCTGCTCCAGCCGTTGTAAATATTGAATCCACTCGTTCAGCTGCCGTTCCAATAGATCCCTACATTCAAGAATTTTTTGAAAGATTCTTTGGCCAAGAAATGCCAGAGTATCAAACAAAAGGGGTGGGGTCTGGCTTTATTTTCGATAAAAGAGGCTACATATTGACAAACTATCATGTGATAGAAAGTGCAGAACAGATATCTGTATCTTTGCCGAATGGAAAGAACTATGACGCCGAGTTGGTAGGTGGAGATGAAGATCTCGATTTAGCAATAATTAAGATAAACGCTGATGAAGACTTACCAACGCTGCCTTTAGGTGATTCAGACAAAATTAAGATTGGAGAAGATGCAGTAGCTATAGGTAATCCATTGGGTTTACAAAACACCGTTACATCAGGGGTTATAAGTGCAACCAATAGAAGTATTCCAAAACCGGATGGAAATGGGAACTATGTTGATTTGATACAGACGGATGCAACTATTAATCCTGGTAATAGCGGAGGACCTCTACTGAATATACATGGGGAAGTCATTGGAATTAATACTGCCATCGCAGTAGATCCTCAATTAGGAAGCGTGAACATAGGTTTTGCTATCCCTATTAACATAGCAAAAAGGTTCGCAGATTCTGTTATGGAAACCGGTTCCTTTCAAAGAGCTTATTTGGGTGTATACATCAGCAATATAACCGAAGAATTGAAAAAATCTTTGGGGTTAAAAGTAGACAAAGGAGCCTATGTCCAAGATTTAGTACCGGGTGGAGCCGCTGAGAAAGCCGGTATAAAAGTAAATGATGTAATAGTGGAAGTCAATGGCAAAAAAATAGAAAATGTGGACGATTTAACTTCTTTAATATCCACTTATCCAGCTGGGACTACTGTAGAAGTAGTTGTCGATAGGTTTGGAGAAAGGATTACTTTCAATGTAACTTTGGGGAGCCAAACACCTGAAGCTGTAGAAGCCTATTTTGGAATCGTAGTTAGAGATATAACTTCAGAGGATAGACAAAAATACAATATAAGAAGTAGTATTCAAGGAGTTATTGTTGAAGAAATACAAGACGATACATACGCTCTTGGGCTAAGAGCAGGTGATGTTATTACAGAGATAGCGGTTAATGGGGTTTATTATGACATACAGAATACTGATGACTGGGAAAAAATAGCTTCCTCAGTTGAAAAGAACAGTTACGTAGCCTTGATAGTTTATAGAAATAATGTTAGGTACGTAATTCAATTTTTCTATAGATAA
- a CDS encoding ABC transporter substrate-binding protein, whose protein sequence is MKKVVVLFAILTMVLSAFSITITIAAGAVGKELEVLYEQVEIFSKENPDITVNVLPMPNSSTDRHDLYVTYLASGTPDPDVLMLDVIWPAEFAPFLVDLTDDYDYFGLDGFFPGTVASNIVDGSLVSVPWFTDAGILYYRKDLLEKYGYDVPETWDELYTAAKDISEKEGIEGFVWQGARYEGLTCDVMEFVHSFGGEIMKEGEVVVDDPEYYDNNVAAITFMDKLIEDGVSPAGVTTYMEEEGRRVFQNGDAVFMRNWPYAWPLVNAPESPVAGKVGITVLPKGPEPDGRNSATLGGWNLGINANSSPAEIEASKKLVKFLVSKEQQVYKAVHAGQTPTLIEAYNDPRTIEANDFYADLLDVFLNAEPRPISPIYAEISYEIQVAVHEVLTQQAEPEEALNNLAENLKAIVE, encoded by the coding sequence ATGAAAAAAGTAGTTGTTTTATTTGCTATATTGACAATGGTTTTGAGCGCTTTTTCTATTACCATAACGATAGCGGCTGGTGCAGTAGGAAAGGAATTGGAAGTTCTCTATGAACAGGTGGAGATCTTTAGTAAAGAGAATCCAGACATAACTGTAAATGTGCTTCCAATGCCCAACAGTTCTACGGATAGGCACGATCTTTACGTTACTTACTTAGCTTCAGGTACACCGGATCCAGATGTATTAATGCTTGACGTTATCTGGCCAGCAGAATTTGCTCCATTCTTAGTAGATTTGACGGATGACTATGATTATTTTGGACTTGATGGATTTTTCCCTGGAACTGTTGCTTCGAATATCGTAGATGGAAGTTTGGTATCCGTACCATGGTTTACTGATGCTGGTATTCTTTATTACCGAAAAGATTTGTTGGAAAAATATGGTTATGATGTTCCAGAAACCTGGGATGAACTGTACACAGCTGCAAAAGATATCTCCGAGAAAGAAGGAATTGAAGGTTTCGTATGGCAAGGAGCCAGGTATGAAGGTTTAACCTGTGACGTTATGGAATTCGTTCACAGTTTCGGTGGAGAGATAATGAAAGAGGGAGAAGTTGTCGTTGATGATCCTGAATATTACGATAACAATGTTGCAGCAATAACTTTCATGGACAAATTGATAGAAGATGGCGTAAGTCCAGCGGGAGTAACTACCTACATGGAGGAAGAAGGTAGAAGAGTTTTCCAAAACGGCGATGCCGTGTTTATGAGAAACTGGCCATACGCATGGCCTTTAGTTAACGCTCCTGAGTCACCTGTTGCTGGAAAAGTTGGTATAACGGTTCTTCCAAAAGGACCCGAACCAGATGGAAGAAATTCTGCTACGTTGGGTGGATGGAACCTTGGTATAAATGCAAACTCTTCGCCAGCTGAGATAGAAGCTTCTAAAAAATTGGTCAAATTCTTGGTTAGTAAAGAACAACAAGTTTACAAAGCCGTTCATGCTGGTCAAACACCAACTTTGATCGAGGCATACAATGATCCAAGAACTATTGAAGCGAATGATTTCTATGCTGATCTTCTAGATGTTTTCTTGAATGCTGAACCAAGACCAATTTCTCCAATATATGCTGAAATTTCTTACGAGATACAAGTTGCTGTTCACGAAGTTCTAACACAGCAAGCTGAACCCGAAGAAGCCTTAAACAACTTAGCAGAAAATCTCAAAGCTATAGTTGAATAA
- a CDS encoding carbohydrate ABC transporter permease gives MRWGMRAKRNTQRTILYILVILMVIFYIFPFYWAIKSSFTADQYLFTKNITLWPQGFTFENYIKVFTERPFGLNILNSIIVAGATTIFSIIVGSFAAYAIARLKIPGKGPLMLLILAVSMFPQVSILGGLFQLLRNLGLINTYPGLIIPYIALNLPLTTWILQNFFRELPKEIEESAYIDGCSKFETLWRIVLPLSAPGLVTTGLLAFIQAWNEFLFALTFMQTPEKYTVPVAIAMFTGKTFYEVPWGQLMAASVIVTMPLVILVLVFQNRIVQGLTAGSVKG, from the coding sequence ATGAGATGGGGAATGCGAGCAAAAAGAAATACTCAACGTACAATTTTATATATTCTGGTTATATTGATGGTTATCTTTTACATTTTCCCTTTCTATTGGGCAATCAAAAGTTCTTTTACTGCCGATCAATACCTTTTTACAAAAAACATTACGCTTTGGCCACAAGGTTTCACCTTTGAAAACTATATAAAAGTTTTCACAGAGAGACCTTTCGGATTAAATATATTAAACTCTATAATAGTGGCCGGAGCCACGACTATTTTCTCCATAATCGTTGGTTCTTTTGCAGCTTACGCAATAGCTCGCTTAAAGATTCCTGGGAAAGGACCTTTGATGTTACTAATACTTGCAGTAAGTATGTTCCCTCAAGTTTCTATATTGGGTGGTCTTTTTCAGTTGCTCAGAAATTTAGGATTGATAAACACTTATCCTGGCTTGATAATACCATATATCGCTCTGAATTTACCTTTAACAACTTGGATATTACAAAATTTCTTCAGAGAGCTTCCTAAAGAGATAGAAGAATCTGCGTATATAGACGGATGTTCTAAATTTGAAACTTTGTGGAGAATTGTTTTGCCTCTTTCTGCCCCAGGGTTGGTCACGACTGGTTTGTTAGCTTTTATTCAAGCTTGGAATGAATTCTTATTTGCTTTAACTTTCATGCAAACCCCGGAAAAATACACAGTTCCAGTTGCGATTGCTATGTTTACGGGTAAAACCTTCTACGAAGTTCCGTGGGGGCAACTGATGGCTGCGTCAGTAATAGTTACAATGCCATTGGTTATTTTGGTTTTAGTGTTCCAAAATAGGATAGTTCAAGGTTTAACAGCCGGAAGCGTAAAAGGATGA
- the pyrE gene encoding orotate phosphoribosyltransferase, which translates to MNDNTKYDETKVLEILKDTEAFLKGHFLLSSGLHSDTYIQCAKVLKYPEYSELFGKLIADKVKSKIDYVVSPALGGIIIGYEVARALNVPFLFAERDENGKMSLRRGQAINDKSKILIVEDVITTGKSTLEVAKLIESNGGDVISFACIVNRSSKRFLENREIMSLVTIKAATYSPENCPLCIQGLELIKPGSRKQ; encoded by the coding sequence ATGAACGATAATACAAAATACGATGAAACTAAAGTATTAGAAATATTAAAAGACACTGAGGCCTTTTTAAAGGGGCACTTTTTATTATCTTCTGGATTACATTCTGACACGTATATTCAATGTGCAAAAGTTCTTAAATATCCAGAGTATTCGGAACTTTTTGGCAAATTAATTGCTGATAAAGTAAAGTCAAAAATAGACTACGTTGTATCTCCTGCATTAGGTGGAATTATCATAGGATACGAAGTAGCAAGAGCTTTAAACGTTCCATTTTTATTCGCTGAGAGAGATGAAAATGGGAAAATGAGTTTGCGTAGAGGTCAAGCTATAAATGATAAAAGCAAAATACTAATAGTAGAAGACGTAATAACTACAGGAAAATCGACGTTGGAAGTTGCAAAATTGATTGAAAGTAACGGAGGAGATGTGATTTCATTCGCCTGCATCGTCAACAGATCTTCTAAAAGGTTTTTAGAAAATAGAGAAATCATGTCGCTTGTTACTATAAAAGCTGCTACCTACTCCCCAGAAAACTGCCCTTTATGTATCCAAGGTTTAGAATTAATAAAACCAGGTAGTAGAAAACAATAG
- a CDS encoding alpha/beta fold hydrolase, protein MKIYHRYYLPNTNNYKNLYLIHGLGEYSGRYVNFIQQLNKIGIAVFTFDLPGHGYTTGKKGDIENFYEIYSFLENYVQEEYLLFGHSLGGLIASRFVEITEKKPEKLILSSPALGDIRQLSWLLNLFSIFPTLTFSNGINPYDLSTDKKACELYKKDPLVHDKITVRTARQMFDESEIALKEIEKVDIPTLLLFGEEDKIVNIEEYKKIKNSNIEKVPFSKGKHELFECVYNKNKFYDKIFEFLK, encoded by the coding sequence ATGAAAATATATCATAGATATTACTTACCAAACACAAATAACTATAAAAATTTATATCTAATTCACGGTCTTGGAGAATATTCCGGAAGATATGTGAATTTTATTCAGCAATTAAATAAGATAGGGATTGCTGTTTTTACCTTCGATCTTCCGGGGCATGGTTATACTACTGGGAAAAAAGGCGATATAGAGAATTTTTACGAGATTTATTCTTTTTTAGAAAATTATGTTCAAGAAGAATATCTGCTATTTGGACACTCTCTTGGGGGGTTAATCGCTTCAAGATTCGTTGAAATAACGGAGAAAAAACCCGAAAAACTTATTCTCTCTTCTCCTGCCTTGGGGGATATTAGACAACTAAGTTGGCTTTTAAACCTTTTCTCGATATTTCCAACACTTACTTTTTCAAATGGAATTAATCCTTATGACCTATCCACGGATAAAAAAGCATGTGAATTATATAAAAAAGATCCGCTGGTACATGATAAAATAACCGTCCGAACTGCTCGTCAAATGTTCGACGAATCTGAAATTGCGTTAAAAGAAATCGAAAAGGTTGATATCCCAACATTGTTGCTTTTTGGAGAGGAAGATAAAATAGTCAACATCGAAGAGTATAAGAAGATAAAGAATTCAAACATCGAGAAAGTTCCTTTTTCCAAAGGGAAACATGAGTTATTTGAATGCGTTTACAATAAAAATAAATTTTATGATAAGATTTTCGAATTTTTAAAATAA
- a CDS encoding ComF family protein — protein MTAVFEPHCLVCEKAVDFGELICDNCRGNLHSPSLSEGDFKIYHYGKYEYPLSNLIKEFKYHSHPKIAQIFGNMLAKFFIDLKFPDLNYTVSYVPSNYSSIYEKGFVPAHLIAHHFSDLLGFPLINLFSSKTHKRQAQLDFRKRNENVKNKIKLLQDPPKNIIIIDDVYTTGASMNEVGNLLINKCDVLIGITVAKAYRYSFNSSL, from the coding sequence ATGACCGCAGTTTTTGAACCTCACTGCCTGGTTTGTGAAAAAGCGGTAGACTTTGGAGAACTTATTTGCGACAATTGCAGAGGGAATCTCCACTCACCTTCTCTTTCAGAAGGTGATTTTAAAATTTATCATTATGGAAAATACGAATATCCTTTGTCCAACTTAATAAAAGAGTTCAAATACCATTCACATCCAAAAATTGCCCAAATTTTTGGAAATATGCTAGCAAAGTTTTTTATAGATTTAAAATTTCCAGACCTCAATTATACTGTCTCATATGTACCTTCAAATTACTCAAGTATTTATGAAAAAGGTTTTGTACCTGCTCACTTAATTGCTCACCATTTTTCTGACCTCTTAGGCTTCCCCTTAATAAATCTCTTTTCTTCAAAAACTCATAAAAGACAAGCTCAATTGGATTTTAGAAAGAGAAATGAAAACGTTAAAAACAAGATAAAATTGCTCCAGGATCCCCCAAAGAACATTATTATTATTGATGATGTGTACACTACGGGGGCTTCGATGAACGAGGTGGGTAATTTGCTCATTAATAAATGTGATGTTTTAATTGGTATTACAGTAGCAAAGGCTTATAGGTATTCTTTTAATAGTTCTTTATAG
- the glmM gene encoding phosphoglucosamine mutase, whose product MKVLFGTDGIREVVNEKLTIDLAMKLGNSLASLFGSEYKKLYIARDTRNSGEVLEMAVASGALAGGMNVESCGVLTTPGLAYITKKEKSIGVVISASHNPPMYNGLKVFCEGFKISDETEEKLEEIILNGLLKYCDYRDIGRYIEDSSKKEYVDYVVSLYKENIQGNDLKIAVDVGNGAAGAIIDDIFGELGLNYTVYQNAPDGFNINENCGSTSPQTLSKIVKEEKYDLGILFDGDADRCLFIDHHGNLVDGDVLMAINALKLKAQERLKNKIVVATIMSNLGLEEYLKKNEIHLLRTNVGDKYVLEKMLQENATIGGEQSGHIIFLDRSTTGDGIITALETLETLKYFSKSLDDFLQEIPKYPQHLENVTVKDKVKIMKDIRIENLTRKYQSVKGFRILIRPSGTEPKIRIMTEGSNKETIEKCITEFNQLIQSIDNE is encoded by the coding sequence ATGAAAGTTTTGTTTGGCACAGATGGCATTAGAGAGGTCGTTAATGAAAAGTTGACTATTGATTTGGCAATGAAACTTGGAAATTCACTTGCAAGTTTGTTTGGTTCGGAGTATAAAAAATTGTATATCGCAAGAGATACACGAAATTCAGGAGAGGTATTGGAAATGGCCGTTGCTTCAGGAGCATTGGCGGGCGGAATGAATGTAGAATCATGCGGAGTTCTAACCACACCAGGATTGGCGTATATAACTAAGAAAGAAAAGTCTATCGGCGTTGTCATTTCTGCATCTCACAACCCTCCAATGTACAATGGATTAAAAGTTTTTTGTGAAGGGTTTAAAATTTCCGATGAAACAGAAGAAAAATTAGAAGAAATAATTTTGAATGGTTTACTTAAATACTGTGATTATAGAGATATTGGAAGATACATAGAAGATTCCTCAAAAAAAGAATATGTTGATTACGTAGTTTCTTTGTACAAAGAAAATATACAAGGTAATGATTTAAAAATTGCTGTTGATGTGGGTAACGGAGCCGCTGGAGCGATAATAGATGACATTTTTGGCGAACTCGGTTTGAACTATACAGTATACCAAAATGCCCCTGATGGTTTCAATATCAACGAAAACTGTGGTTCTACTTCACCTCAAACTTTGTCTAAAATCGTTAAGGAAGAAAAGTATGATCTTGGAATCTTGTTCGATGGGGATGCGGACAGATGCCTTTTTATCGATCACCACGGTAATCTTGTAGATGGGGATGTTTTGATGGCTATCAATGCTCTGAAATTGAAAGCTCAAGAAAGATTAAAAAACAAGATCGTTGTTGCAACCATTATGAGTAATTTAGGTTTGGAAGAGTATTTAAAGAAAAATGAAATACATCTTCTACGTACAAACGTAGGAGACAAATACGTTTTGGAAAAAATGCTACAAGAAAATGCTACAATCGGAGGCGAACAATCAGGACACATTATATTCCTTGATAGATCTACAACAGGAGACGGAATAATTACGGCTTTAGAGACTTTGGAAACTTTGAAATATTTCTCTAAATCGCTTGATGATTTTCTTCAAGAAATTCCTAAATATCCCCAACACTTGGAAAACGTTACAGTTAAGGATAAAGTAAAAATCATGAAGGACATCAGAATTGAAAATTTAACAAGAAAATACCAAAGTGTTAAAGGATTCAGGATTCTAATCAGACCTTCAGGAACTGAGCCTAAAATAAGAATAATGACCGAAGGATCCAATAAAGAAACAATTGAAAAATGCATCACAGAATTTAACCAACTTATACAAAGTATTGATAACGAGTAA
- a CDS encoding carbohydrate ABC transporter permease: protein MKVKGTYKRSDIWLAFWLIIPTLIAIGITAFYPLGQTLYDSFFKWSLRPGFEREFVGFQNYINLFQDPRFLSSLWNTIYFTFFSVLIEFLLGLVTALILNADFKLRGLVRAAVLIPWAIPTAVSSQMWKWMYNDQYGVISLMLYNLGILEEGTPILGTPGMAMTAIIGVDVWKTTPFVALLLLAGLQTIPNELYEAARIDGASIWKQFTSITLPVLRPTIGVTLIFRTLDALRVFDIVYIMTQGAVGTETLAVYNRSLLMDNIFSPRGLFGYGSALSVVIFLIIGIFTIIYMRSLNIKLD, encoded by the coding sequence ATGAAAGTGAAAGGTACGTATAAAAGATCCGATATCTGGCTTGCATTTTGGCTCATTATTCCAACTTTAATTGCTATCGGTATTACCGCCTTTTATCCTTTAGGACAAACTCTTTATGATAGTTTCTTCAAATGGTCTCTTAGACCAGGATTTGAAAGAGAGTTTGTAGGATTTCAAAATTATATCAATTTGTTTCAAGATCCGAGATTTTTGAGTTCTTTATGGAACACTATATATTTTACTTTTTTTTCTGTACTTATAGAATTCCTTTTGGGATTAGTAACAGCGTTAATATTGAATGCAGACTTTAAATTGAGAGGTTTGGTAAGAGCAGCAGTTTTAATTCCATGGGCAATACCTACAGCGGTCTCTTCCCAAATGTGGAAATGGATGTATAATGACCAATATGGTGTAATAAGTTTAATGCTATATAATCTAGGAATACTCGAGGAAGGTACCCCCATTCTAGGAACTCCAGGTATGGCTATGACTGCGATTATAGGCGTTGATGTCTGGAAAACTACTCCATTTGTTGCTCTCTTACTCCTTGCAGGACTTCAAACCATACCCAATGAGTTATACGAAGCAGCTAGAATTGATGGCGCCAGTATATGGAAGCAATTTACTTCTATCACTTTGCCTGTATTAAGGCCTACGATTGGTGTAACGTTAATATTCAGAACTTTGGACGCTTTGAGGGTTTTCGATATCGTTTACATCATGACACAGGGTGCAGTGGGAACTGAAACTTTGGCAGTTTACAATAGGTCACTTTTAATGGATAATATATTCTCTCCAAGAGGTTTGTTTGGCTACGGCTCTGCATTATCGGTCGTAATATTTTTAATAATTGGAATATTTACAATAATTTATATGCGCTCGTTGAACATTAAATTAGATTGA
- a CDS encoding dihydrofolate reductase family protein: protein MRVKLIIVQSINGKIRMTDDSQRSWTSAEDKEHFYNITKDIGIVLMGRKTFEEIGSPLKKRINIVLTGNPEKYKEVELKYDKYLYFTDNPPEILLDKLEQKGYTEVALIGGSTINSLFLEKNLIDEIFLTIEPVIIQGDLSIFKYVNDKYNFKLNDFKKLSEDTILLHYLKTEDKK, encoded by the coding sequence ATGAGAGTAAAGTTAATAATAGTTCAAAGTATCAATGGAAAAATTCGAATGACAGATGATTCACAAAGAAGTTGGACCTCAGCTGAAGATAAGGAACATTTTTATAATATAACAAAAGATATTGGCATCGTACTTATGGGGAGAAAAACATTTGAAGAGATAGGATCTCCTTTAAAAAAAAGAATCAATATTGTGTTGACAGGAAATCCTGAAAAATATAAGGAAGTTGAGTTGAAATATGACAAATATCTATACTTTACTGACAATCCTCCAGAGATATTATTGGATAAACTAGAGCAGAAAGGATACACTGAAGTTGCATTAATAGGGGGTTCTACAATAAACTCCTTGTTTTTAGAAAAAAATTTAATTGATGAAATTTTTTTAACTATCGAACCGGTAATTATTCAAGGTGATCTATCAATTTTCAAATACGTGAATGATAAATATAATTTCAAGCTAAATGATTTTAAAAAATTAAGTGAAGATACTATTCTTTTGCATTATCTGAAAACTGAAGATAAAAAATAA